A window from Dysidea avara chromosome 2, odDysAvar1.4, whole genome shotgun sequence encodes these proteins:
- the LOC136246825 gene encoding N(6)-adenine-specific methyltransferase METTL4-like, protein MSVVGQNKFGFLVHPISTFSGGELQLTETPHGKPSSAAQCTDKKKKKKKCRSTPLNHGEACLMAYHEKVREKLLNSWKSLVDLGKALKYFPTPVPMSLPDTSTMNPLGDKTDASLEDQQHVSSTDGSCTLQAACSSPGHENSVDLVDMCNQALVNPDIPDCKLLVLVGCHELDHMCGRIVHNFADHHVIMKHSKSNFYIPENSTFLLSDITQLHLLVDHVQSSRDLKYDCIVIDPPWENRSAIRSHKYSWLSENDLLQIPLPELCNEDCLVIIWVTNKVKFSDFVQNELFPQWSVKLAGEWHWIKVTTSGEFVFDLDSPHKKPYELLLLGKYHDKALQYQKPSPDDFACAPKRLKLSSVVRERSTKDIPHNQVIICVPSRSHSQKPFLGNVLKSYLPDHPKCLEMFARNLQPGWTSWGNEVLKFQIMDM, encoded by the exons ATGTCAGTAGTTGGCCAAAATAAATTTGGATTCCTGGTTCACCCTATTTCAACATTCAGTGGTGGAGAATTACAATTGACTGAAACGCCTCATGGAAAACCCTCATCAGCAGCACAGTGTACcgacaaaaagaaaaaaaagaagaaatgtcGCTCAACACCACTGAACCATGGGGAAGCATGTTTAATGGCCTATCATGAAAAAGTCCGAGAGAAGCTTTTGAATAGCTGGAAAAGTCTTGTTGATTTGGGAaaagcattaaaatattttccaACTCCCGTGCCAATGAGCTTACCAGATACCTCTACCATGAATCCATTAGGTGATAAAACAGATGCCAGTCTTGAGGATCAGCAACATGTTAGTAGCACGGATGGAAGTTGTACACTTCAAGCAGCTTGTAGCTCACCTGGCCATGAAAATAGTGTAGATTTAGTAGATATGTGTAATCAAGCTCTTGTAAATCCAGATATACCTGACTGCAAGTTATTGGTTCTAGTTGGATGCCATGAATTGGATCATATGTGTGGGAGAATTGTCCATAACTTTGCAGACCATCATGTGATTATGAAGCACTCAAAGTCCAATTTTTACATACCTGaaaacagtacatttttatTATCAGATATTACTCAACTGCATCTACTAGTAGATCATGTTCAAAGTAGTCGAGATCTCAAGTATGACTGTATTGTTATTGATCCACCTTGGGAGAATAGATCAGCCATTAGATCACACAAGTACAGCTGGTTGTCAGAAAATGACTTATTACAAATTCCGCTGCCTGAACTGTGTAATGAAGATTGTCTCGTCATAATTTGGGTTACCAATAAAGTTAAGTTTTCAGATTTTGTCCAAAATGAATTATTTCCTCAATGGTCAGTAAAACTGGCTGGTGAATGGCACTGGATTAAAGTTACAACTAGTGGCGAGTTTGTGTTTGATTTAGACTCACCTcacaagaagccatatgaaTTATTATTGCTTGGAAAATACCATGACAAAG CATTACAGTATCAAAAGCCAAGTCCTGATGATTTTGCTTGTGCTCCTAAAAGATTGAAGTTATCTTCTGTTGTTCGAGAGAGAAGCACTAAG GATATACCACATAATCAGGTGATCATCTGTGTACCATCTCGTAGTCATTCCCAAAAGCCATTTTTGGGGAATGTTCTCAAGTCATACTTACCTGATCATCCTAAGTGTTTGGAAATGTTTGCTAGAAATCTACAACCTGGATGGACATCATGGGGAAATGAAGTCTTAAAATTTCAAATAATGGATATGTGA
- the LOC136246823 gene encoding chondroitin sulfate N-acetylgalactosaminyltransferase 2-like, with protein MIFSTIKLRWKILLVLIVISVILLFHSRYTGISPVHRITGRKLMNNDPCSSLEEQIDYYQRLLKSNEEKHKAGVERMRLHNGETRRQLEVQRQLVNDLERRNRQLIEKLAHLEAGGPIRKDEEPRLAAKISPDIVRTLNIRQESEFSVIPFISFTRDKLYQLEPGMTKRPEEPPVGDKHTEHQQVVDLAVKLLNEHNEGEPVTSMKLVEGYSRTDKTVGSQYDLYFETETKNIFKHVQLFRPFAPIQTVQTETYDKRNEWINLIVPLAGRVEKFKVFMDYFAEICIRRDKRVYLTIVYFGDEGKQEIKDCLEKVAAENHYTQYKFIERTDSFSRGMGLLAGAEAWENGNVLMFFCDVDIYFDLGYLDRCRLNTAPGKKVYYPIVFSLYNPDVVYHNLPEIPHWRDLMVLKKDSGFWRDFGFGMTCMYRSDFIFMKGFDTSIQGWGGEDVKLYRKMVQSNLEVIRAPDRGIFHLWHEKFCDPHLSTEQYNMCLGSKALSEASHSQLGMLAFKDLKEENDRLNAQKSKDTLI; from the coding sequence ATGATTTTCAGTACAATCAAACTAAGATGGAAAATACTTCTTGTTCTCATCGTAATATCAGTTATCCTACTATTTCATAGCAGATACACTGGCATTAGCCCTGTTCATCGAATAACAGGCCGAAAACTAATGAACAATGACCCTTGCTCATCTCTTGAAGAGCAAATAGATTACTATCAGAGACTGCTAAAGTCTAATGAAGAGAAGCACAAGGCTGGAGTTGAACGCATGAGGCTGCACAATGGAGAGACACGCAGACAGCTTGAAGTACAAAGACAGCTTGTCAATGATCTGGAAAGAAGGAACAGACAATTGATTGAAAAGCTAGCTCACTTAGAAGCTGGTGGGCCTATCAGGAAAGATGAAGAGCCACGACTTGCAGCTAAGATTAGCCCAGATATTGTGCGTACATTGAACATACGTCAAGAAAGTGAATTTTCAGTTATTCCATTCATTTCATTCACTCGTGACAAGTTGTATCAACTTGAGCCAGGCATGACCAAGAGACCTGAAGAGCCACCTGTGGGAGACAAGCACACCGAGCATCAACAAGTTGTTGACTTAGCTGTAAAACTGTTGAATGAACACAATGAAGGAGAGCCAGTGACCAGTATGAAGTTGGTTGAAGGCTATTCGAGAACCGACAAAACTGTTGGTAGCCAATATGATCTATATTTTGAGACAGAGACCAAGAATATTTTCAAACATGTACAGCTTTTTAGACCGTTTGCCCCCATACAAACAGTGCAAACTGAAACTTATGATAAAAGAAACGAGTGGATCAATTTAATTGTTCCACTAGCTGGAAGAGTGGAAAAGTTTAAAGTCTTTATGGACTACTTTGCTGAGATTTGTATTCGTCGTGATAAAAGAGTCTATTTGACAATAGTCTACTTTGGTGATGAGGGAAAGCAAGAGATTAAAGATTGCCTTGAAAAAGTAGCCGCAGAGAATCATTACACTCAATACAAGTTTATTGAACGCACAGACTCATTTTCTCGAGGCATGGGTTTGCTTGCTGGAGCAGAGGCTTGGGAGAACGGAAATGTGTTGATGTTTTTCTGTGATGTGGACATCTATTTTGACCTTGGCTATTTGGACCGTTGCCGCCTGAATACAGCACCAGGGAAGAAGGTATATTATCCTATAGTATTCAGTTTATACAATCCAGATGTGGTGTACCATAATTTACCTGAAATTCCACATTGGAGAGACCTGATGGTGTTGAAGAAAGACTCTGGTTTCTGGCGTGACTTTGGCTTTGGTATGACTTGTATGTACCGTTCAGATTTCATATTTATGAAAGGATTTGACACTTCCATTCAAGGATGGGGTGGTGAAGACGTCAAGCTTTATCGTAAGATGGTACAGAGCAATTTGGAAGTAATCCGTGCACCTGATCGTGGGATATTTCATTTATGGCATGAAAAATTCTGTGACCCTCACCTCTCAACAGAACAGTACAATATGTGTCTTGGAAGTAAAGCTCTTAGTGAAGCATCTCACAGCCAGTTGGGTATGTTAGCATTTAAGGACCTCAAGGAAGAAAATGATAGATTAAATGCACAAAAAAGCAAAGACACTTTAATATAG